A segment of the Bacillus thuringiensis genome:
ATAATGGCATGTTTTCCAAATGCACAAAATTAGTTGGAATCATATATTCTGGAAGCTTCTCTCTCATGTAGTGATGCCATTCTTTATTACTCCATTCAACATCCGACACGATATATGCACATAAATATTTTCTTCCATGAGGATCTTCCCTATCAATAACGACTACCTCACGAACACCTTCACGTCGCATGATGCAATACTCTATCTCCCCAATTTCAATACGATATCCTTACTTTAATTTGGAAATCTTTTCTACCTAAATACTCAATATTCCCATCTGGTAACCATCTGACCAAATCACCTGTTTTATATAAGACGTATCTTTTTGTAAGGATGGGAGATAAATTTCTCCTTCGTTCGTTTCTCATCATTAAGATATCCTCTTGCTACCCCTTCTCCAGCTATACACAATTCACCAGGAATACCTATCGGTTGTAATTTCCCTTCATTACTTAATATATACGCCTGTATTATCAAGGTTTTCCAATCGGTAAAATTGACATTTCAAGATTATTGTCTAGCGCATACCCTGTTGTATAAATACTCGCTTCCGTTGGCCATAGAGATTATATAAATCAGTATGCGATAATAACATTCTTGCCGATTTAGCCAATTTGGGCGATAATGCCTCACCAGCAATAAATATATATTTAAATCTGTTAATTCCTGTAGCTGTTTATCAGGGACCATGTCGACAAATGCTTGAAGCATAGGTACAAAATTGACATGTGTCACCCGCTCTTTTTGAATCGCCTTATATAGTTCCGCTGGTCCTTTTCCATTCAGGTTTTAAAATAACCAACCTTCCTCCTCCAAGCATCCAGCCAAATAATTCTGTTACCGAGACGTCAAATATAAAAGGTGTTTTTAATAAATATGCATCCTCTTCTGTAATAGGAAATTTTCTCTGTAACCCAAATAATGTATTTAAAACACTTCGATGTTCAATCATAACACCCTTCGGCTTACCTGTAGAACCTGATGTATAGATGACATATGCTAAATTTTCAAGATTACTAACTCGACTTAAATTAGATACTTCTTCTTTGTGATCTTTTGGTCATCCACAACGATAACCTTTTCATGATAGAAACTTAGTTTTTCTTTAAACTTATCTTGTGTTAATAATACGTACGTTTGACTATCTTTGATAATTGTTTCTATTCGCTTACTAGGATGATGAGGATCAATTGGTACGTATGCACCTCCAGCTTTTAATATCGCTAGTATGGTCTTAACCATTTCAAACGAGCGCTCCATCGCGACACTAACAAGAAATTCTTCCTCACCTTGTCTCTTTAATTTTCTTATTTCCTCGCAAGTTGATTCGCTTTCATTCAATTCTTTATACGTCATCGTTCGTCCAGCAAACTGGAGTGCTACTTTGTCTGGTATTCGCTCTACTTGTTTCTCAAATAATTCATGTAATAATGTATTATTATGATTGTCATACTGAGTTTGATTGAAATCATGAAGGAGTAACTTCTCTTCTTCACGATTTATCATCTCTATTTCCGCCAACTTTATATTAGATGATTCGGAAATTTTTTCTAAAATGGCTAAGAAATGTTCACTCAATCTCTCAATACTTTCTTTCTTAAAGAGCTCTGTACTATATTCGAATTGTGCATGTAAGCCTTCTTCCACTTCGGTTATATACAGGGAAAGATCGAATTTAGAAGAATTTAATTCGATATCCACCGTTGAGAATTGTAATCCATCTATACTAATTTTTGAGTAACTGGAATCTTGAAATGTAAACATCGTGTCAAAAATAGGATTTCGACTAGTATCACGCTGTACTTTTAATTTTTCCACCAACAATTCAAACGGATAGTCTTGGTTTTCAAATGCATTCAATGTAGATTTTTTTACCTCGTCCAAAAATTCCAAGAATGTTTTATCCTTTTTAGGGCAATTTCGAAGCGCAAGGGTGTTTACAAACATTCCAATAACATTTTCAACATCTAGATGATTTCGCCCAGAAATTGGAGTACCTACGATAATATCTTCTTGGTCACCATACTTCGAAAGTAATACATTATATGCTGCTAACAATAACATGAAAAGGGTCGTATCCTTTCTAGCAGCTATTTGATGCATATGACGGGTTAATGTTTTTCCTATATAGACAGAAATACTACCCCCTTTCGATCCTTTTACCGATGGTCTTGGATAATCCGTTGGTAACTGAAGTACAGGATATTCCTCTGAAAATTGACTTAACCAATAATGCTCCTGACTTTGTAATTCTTCAGATTTCAAAAAGTTACTTTGCCACGCAGCGTAATCTTTATATTGAATATGAAGCTCTGGTAATTCTTTTCCTTCATATAATTGAACAAATTCATTTACCAATAACTGAATAGATTGCCCATCTGCAATAATGTGATGCATATCAATTAACAATAAGTGTTTGTTCTCTTTAAGCTCTACAAGTTTTAATCTTATTAACGAATTATTGTATAAATCAAATGGTTCAACAAAATTTGCTATTAATTCAGATATTTTTTTATCCCTTAGATGAAGCAACTCAATTTCAATAGGGATATAATCATGAATTTGTTGAACAGGATTACCATCCTTAACTTTAAAGGATGTTCTTAATGATTCATGCCTTTTCAATAACATTTGGAAAGTAGATTCAACCCGTTTTATATCAAGCGTCCCTTCAATAATCATTGCTTTTGGCATATTATAACTCGTTTGAAATTTATTTAGTGCTTGTAACATATAAATTCTTTTTTGCGCAGAAGAAAGCAAATAATCTTCCCTTTCCTCTACTTTTTCAATTGCATATATCTTTTCACTTTTAATTTGAGAAATGTATGCAGATTGTTCTTTGACAGTTGATAGTTGAAAAATGATATGTATAGGAATAGAAATTTCAAATTCTCGATAAATTCTCGATACGAATGAGGCAATCTTTAATGAATGCATTCCTAAATTAAAAAGATTATCGGATATACCTATTTTTTCTTTTTCAATACCAAGAATTTGACTCCATATGGTAATCAATTTTTCTTCCAACTCATTCCAAGGTGCATGATAGGTTGATTCTCCACTTATTGCTTGTTTTGGTTCTGGAAGAGATTTTTTGTCTATCTTTCCATTTATCGTTAGAGGAAATTGATTAATCTTAACAAAGTAATCGGGAATCATAAAACCTGGGAGTCTTTTTTCAAGGAAATTTCTAAATGTTGACACGGGTATTTCTTCCGATGACATGTAATAAGCACATAAAAAATTCGATTCTTCTGAATCCTTAAGTGCTATAACAAGAACATCATCAATAGATTGATATTCTTTTAATTGATACTCAATATCTTTAAGTTCAATCCGAAAACCTCTAATTTTCACCTGTTCATCTAATCTTCCTAGATATTCTACATTCCCATCAGGCAACCAACGCGCAAGATCCCCCGTTCTGTACATTAAACTACCTGAAAAAAAAGGGTTAGGTACAACTTTTTCATTTGTTAAGGATGGATTATTAACATATCCTTTTGTAAGAGATTCACCGGAAATACATAGTTCACCAGGCATACCAATAGGTTGTAATTTCTGTTCATTGTCTAATATATAAACATAGTTGTTTGCGATTGGCTTGCCTATGGAAATCTTAGAATCGACCTTTAAATTTCGGTAAACAGTAGTAACAACACTATTCTCTGTAGGTCCATATTCATTCGCAATTTCAACATCTTTCAATTTTTCTGAACTTTCCCTCAAAAGATTCGCTGTAACTTCCTCACCAGCTAACGTAATAATCCTTAAACATAGCTGATCTTCATATTGTATCTCAGCCAACAAACTGCTATAAAGCGATGGTGTACTAATAAAATGTGTTATATTATGACGTTGAACAATATTATACAAATAGGGTGGGTTCTTTACATCATCATTTCCTACTAATATTATTTGTGCACCTGAAACAAGTGGTGTAAAGAAACTCGTTACAAATCCATCAAACGAAAAAGAGAAAAGCTGAAGTACACGATCCTTCTCTGTCAGCTTGTATTCATTTTTTCTCCAAAGAATGTTATTTGTAATACTTTTATGCTGAATCATGACACCTTTTGGCTTACCAGTAGTTCCAGACGTGTAAATACTATAGGCTAAATCTTCTCCTTTATTGACTGAAGGTAAATTCCCTTGATTTTTTGTATTCTTTTGTAACACTTCTAAATCAATTATCTCTCCATTGAAGTCTAATTTAGTTCTATATTCCGTTTCTTTTAATAATAGACCTAAACCACTATCTTGGATAATTGCATTTTGACGTTCTAATGGATATTTTGGATCTATTGGTACATAAGCACCACCAGCTTTTAATATACTTAAAAGCCCAATAGCCATCTCTATACCCGGACTAATCATTAATCCAACGTACGTATTCGAAGATACCCCTTTTTGACGTAAAAGCGCAGCCAATTGATTGGCTCTTTTATTAAGTTCAGCATAAGTAATTTCACTTTCCTCAAATCTGATTGCAACTCTATCAGCACTTTTTTTGACTTGTTCCTCTACCAATTCATGTAGCAGTTTTTTATTACCAAAATCCACAGCTGTTTGGTTAAATTCCCCAAGTAATTTACCCTTTTCTCTCTCTGTAACTAAATCTAAATCGCCAACTTTATATTCTGGGTTATCTATGAATTGTTCGATGGTCATGACAAGCTGCATAGCCAGATTACGTATAAAATCACTACTATATACTTTCTGATAAATAATTTCTCCTGTAATCTGATTATCATCATTTTGAGAAAAATGAAACGCTATTTCAGCTCGTGTATCACTTGTACAATTTTTTTCTCGAAGATTTTCAAAATTAATAAGTACAGGGAAGTAAATGCCCTCTGTCTCTGAATGAAGTAATCCCATGGATGATAATAGAGAACTAATATCTAATCTCTGATGATCAACAGCATCATTAACCGTATTTTTTACGTTTAATAAAAGTTCTTTCCATGTCATATCAGGCGATACCGTATTTCTGAATAAAGTAAGATCATCCATACCGTTTTTTAATCCGGTTGTACCTATTAATATATCATTATTCCTTGTATATTTTTGCAGAATAACATTTATAGACGTAATTAAAATTAAGAATGCTCCCCATTTCGAATAGTTACTAATCTTATTAATTTTTTTGCTTACCTCTATTGGAATTGGGATGGAAAAATTCACCGTTCGCTCACTTTTAACTGTTTCTAGATCTGGTAAAAAACTACTAAACTCAATATCCCCTGATAATTTTTCTACCCAGTATTGTTTCTCTTTTTCAAGATCTTCATTTATGTATAATTCTGGCGTTAACATGTTCGGTTTCATAACATTTTCCTTTCTGTTGCTTCTTAGTATGGCCTGTAAAAGGTCATACTAAGAAGTAGTTAATATTAAAATGAGAATGTTAAATCCTCTGGAAACGAAATCTCCTCAGATGTTTGGCTACCTTCTACTTTTATATCAGCGATTTTTATCATTGTGTCTACGGTAACTTGTTTTGCAATCAAATCTATATCTTCTGCAATTTTCTTTATCGTTTCTTGTTTATAGATATTGTCTTTGTATACGATATTTAGATTAAAATAATCTCCACTTTCGACTACATTAACAGTTAGATCGAATTTAGCCTTACCACTCTCATAAGGATATTCTTTTAACTTCAGACCTGCTACATTAGAAAAATGATTATTGATTTTATCCTTTTTATAAATAAACATAGTGTTAATAATCCCTTTAGAACTATTCATATTACTAAATTGAAGGTAGTCCAACAGCATTTCATAGGGATAGTCTTGGTTTTCAAAAGCCAACATCGTATTATTCTTAACTTGGTGCAAGAAGTTGTTAAATGTTAAATCTGCCTTTGGATTATTACGAATTGCTAACGTATTTACAAACATACCAACTATATTTTCTACATCTGTATGTGTTCTACCAGCAGTTGGAGTTCCAATAATAACATCATCAGAATTGGTATATTTAGAGACCACTATTGTATACAGAGCAAAAAACATTTGAAACATCGTTATTTTGTTTGCTTTTGATAGGTTAACTAGATTCTGACAAACTTCTTGATTTAATTTATAATTAAGAACTCTTCTTTGATTTGAATGCGGATTATTACTAGGATAATCAACCGGAAGCTTCTTTAACAGAACATCCCCTTTATACAAATTGTGCCAAAATGTTTCTTGCTTTCTTAATTGCTCCTGAAACTCGCTACTTTGCTGCCAAACAGCATAATCTTTATATTGTAGTGAAGGTTCTGAAAGAACATCCCCTTTATAAAGTCGAATAATTTCATTCAATAATAATTGAAGAGAAAATCCGTCAGCAATAATATGATGCACATCAATACAAAGAACAAATTTTGATTTATCAACTTCAAAAAGTTTCGCTCGTATTAATGGTGCTTTCGTTAAGTCAAAAGGTGTTATAAACTTTTCAACATTTAGATGAATATCTGCTTCATTAATCATTTTGTATTCCAGTGAAAAGGGAATATTTAGATGTATCTTTTGTACAAATTCTCCATCTACAAACCCAAACGAAGTACGAAATGCCTCGTGTCGCTTTATAAGTTCATTCAATGTACCCTCTAAGCGATGTCTATCCAATTCGCCTTCAATTTCCAATAATACTGGCGTATTATAGCTTGTCCCCATTTGTTTTGTTTGTTCTAAGATAAAGAGTCTTTGTTGTACATATGATAGCGAATAATACTCTTTCTTTTGAGCTTTTGGTATCGGCGTATGCATAAATTCTTTACTATTTATAAGGTGAACTGCTAAGGACTTGATTGTTGACATTTTAAATATATCTCTTAAACCAATTTCTTTATTAAACTGCTTATTTATTTTTGTTAATAATGTTACAGCATTTAAAGAATGACCACCCAACTCGAAAAAGTCATTGGTAACTCCAATACGATTATCTTCAATTCCCAATACTTCTGACCATATTTGTACCATTTTAGCTTCAATTTCATTTCGTGGTGCTACGTATTCCTCTTGATTTAAGATAACTTCTTCTTTAGGTAATGCCTTTCGGTCTAACTTACCATTTAATGATAATGGCATGTTTTCCAAATGCACAAAATTAGTTGGAATCATATATTCTGGAAGCTTCTCTCTCATGTAGTGATGCCATTCTTTATTACTCCATTCAACATCCGACACGATATATGCACATAAATATTTTCTTCCATGAGGATCTTCCCTATCAATAACGACTACCTCACGAACACCTTCACGTCGCATGATGCAATACTCTATCTCCCCAATTTCAATACGATATCCTCTTACTTTAATTTGGAAATCTTTTCTACCTAAATACTCAATATTCCCATCTGGTAACCATCTGACCAAATCACCTGTTTTATATAAGACGGTATCTTTTTTGTAAGGATGGGAGATAAATTTCTCCTTCGTTCGTTTCTCATCATTAAGATATCCTCTTGCTACCCCTTCTCCAGCTATACACAATTCACCAGGAATACCTATCGGTTGTAATTTCCCTTCATTACTTAATATATACACGCCTGTATTATCAAGTGGTTTTCCAATCGGTAAAAT
Coding sequences within it:
- a CDS encoding non-ribosomal peptide synthetase, with translation MKPNMLTPELYINEDLEKEKQYWVEKLSGDIEFSSFLPDLETVKSERTVNFSIPIPIEVSKKINKISNYSKWGAFLILITSINVILQKYTRNNDILIGTTGLKNGMDDLTLFRNTVSPDMTWKELLLNVKNTVNDAVDHQRLDISSLLSSMGLLHSETEGIYFPVLINFENLREKNCTSDTRAEIAFHFSQNDDNQITGEIIYQKVYSSDFIRNLAMQLVMTIEQFIDNPEYKVGDLDLVTEREKGKLLGEFNQTAVDFGNKKLLHELVEEQVKKSADRVAIRFEESEITYAELNKRANQLAALLRQKGVSSNTYVGLMISPGIEMAIGLLSILKAGGAYVPIDPKYPLERQNAIIQDSGLGLLLKETEYRTKLDFNGEIIDLEVLQKNTKNQGNLPSVNKGEDLAYSIYTSGTTGKPKGVMIQHKSITNNILWRKNEYKLTEKDRVLQLFSFSFDGFVTSFFTPLVSGAQIILVGNDDVKNPPYLYNIVQRHNITHFISTPSLYSSLLAEIQYEDQLCLRIITLAGEEVTANLLRESSEKLKDVEIANEYGPTENSVVTTVYRNLKVDSKISIGKPIANNYVYILDNEQKLQPIGMPGELCISGESLTKGYVNNPSLTNEKVVPNPFFSGSLMYRTGDLARWLPDGNVEYLGRLDEQVKIRGFRIELKDIEYQLKEYQSIDDVLVIALKDSEESNFLCAYYMSSEEIPVSTFRNFLEKRLPGFMIPDYFVKINQFPLTINGKIDKKSLPEPKQAISGESTYHAPWNELEEKLITIWSQILGIEKEKIGISDNLFNLGMHSLKIASFVSRIYREFEISIPIHIIFQLSTVKEQSAYISQIKSEKIYAIEKVEEREDYLLSSAQKRIYMLQALNKFQTSYNMPKAMIIEGTLDIKRVESTFQMLLKRHESLRTSFKVKDGNPVQQIHDYIPIEIELLHLRDKKISELIANFVEPFDLYNNSLIRLKLVELKENKHLLLIDMHHIIADGQSIQLLVNEFVQLYEGKELPELHIQYKDYAAWQSNFLKSEELQSQEHYWLSQFSEEYPVLQLPTDYPRPSVKGSKGGSISVYIGKTLTRHMHQIAARKDTTLFMLLLAAYNVLLSKYGDQEDIIVGTPISGRNHLDVENVIGMFVNTLALRNCPKKDKTFLEFLDEVKKSTLNAFENQDYPFELLVEKLKVQRDTSRNPIFDTMFTFQDSSYSKISIDGLQFSTVDIELNSSKFDLSLYITEVEEGLHAQFEYSTELFKKESIERLSEHFLAILEKISESSNIKLAEIEMINREEEKLLLHDFNQTQYDNHNNTLLHELFEKQVERIPDKVALQFAGRTMTYKELNESESTCEEIRKLKRQGEEEFLVSVAMERSFEMVKTILAILKAGGAYVPIDPHHPSKRIETIIKDSQTYVLLTQDKFKEKLSFYHEKVIVVDDQKITKKKYLI